The Thunnus albacares chromosome 13, fThuAlb1.1, whole genome shotgun sequence genome segment gctgtgctgtgtgtggggTGAGTTTGTTAGGGTAGCAGTGCCTAAATACTGTACACACGATGTGAGTGGAGTAATATTTATGTGTTAAACtaagtttgttttgtgtttctagACAATCCTCCTCCAGgacagacagcagaaaaactACTGTGTCTCATGTCAGGAGCTGGACTCTGATGTGGACAAGGACAACCCTGGTATACAcaactcacacactcacatttaatGCACACACGTGATAAGTAAACCAGCTGTGTCATCTGTTGTGTCTTCTGCTCCATCTTCACATATTTcattctttctcctctcctccatcgcTGCTCCTCTTGCTTTGTCCCTTTTGTAAATTTTTATTTGCTCTTGTTCTCATGTCTCCCCTCCTTCTTCATCTCCAATCCTCTCAGCACTAAATGCGCAGGCAGCGTTGTCCCAGGTGAGAGAACGGCAGCTTGCAGCTCAGTCCCCTGCACCATCCCAGGCCCCTGAACTCAACGGAGGCCCGAGCAGCATTGTTCAGGCAAGTGGGTCAGTTCCTCAACCCAGACCAGAGCACTGTGAGGGGGCAGCTGCAGGGGGAAGAGCCATCCTGCCTCCACCTGCTGTACCCCCTCCTTCAACTCCTGCCCCCACCCCACCTTTGGCACCCACTCGCCCCCCAGTTTGTCCACAGAGGACTGCCCGCCAACCTGTGTTGGAAGAAGCTGAGGAAGCTGTTTTAACCAAACTTCGTTGGGCCACCAACCAGCTACAGAGCGCAGCCTCGCTGGAAGCAAGTATCCAGCTCTGCAGCCTAATCACCAGCTGTGCCAACTCACTGCGCAGCCTCAAGGAGCTCAGCCAATAACCATCGTGTACTGGCTGAAACAATTATACTGGGAACGCTGTTTCTACTTGCTTCTGTCTTGGAATAC includes the following:
- the znrd2 gene encoding protein ZNRD2 is translated as MAMNGDDEDFEWEPPTEAEMKVIQARRERQDKISKLMGDYLLKGYKMLGDCCAVCGTILLQDRQQKNYCVSCQELDSDVDKDNPALNAQAALSQVRERQLAAQSPAPSQAPELNGGPSSIVQASGSVPQPRPEHCEGAAAGGRAILPPPAVPPPSTPAPTPPLAPTRPPVCPQRTARQPVLEEAEEAVLTKLRWATNQLQSAASLEASIQLCSLITSCANSLRSLKELSQ